CAGCGCGCAAATACTACTGGTGTCCTCGGTGGCCAATGCGTACCTGGCCCTGGCGGCTGACCGCGAGAATCTCACGCTCGCCGAAACGACTCTCCAGACCCAGCAGGCGGCGTACGACCTGGTCAAACGCCGTAACGAACTGGGCCTCGTCCCGGATTTGGATCTGTTTCGCGCGCGAATACCGCTCGATGTCGCCCGGCGCGATGTTGCCATTTACACCCAGCAAGTGGCGAAAGACGAGAATGCCCTTAACCTGCTGGTCGGCCTGCCCACAGCGAGTGAGCTTCTGCCCACGGAGCTGAATGGCGTTACCCCCCCTGAAGAAATCACCGCGGGCCTCTCCTCCGAGGTCCTGCTGCTCCGGCCAGATGTACTGGGTGCCGAACATCAGCTCAAAGCGGCCAACGCCGACATCGGCGCGGCGCGGGCGGCATTCTTCCCGCGCATTTCGCTCACCGCGGCAATCGGCACCGCCAGCAGCGAGTTGGAGGGTCTGTTCAAGTCCGGCTCGGGCGCCTGGAGTTATGCGCCGCAGATTGTGATGCCGGTCTTCGATGCCCGCCTGTGGTCGGCGCACAAGGCCGCCAAAGTGCAGCGCGAACTCGCCGTGACCCAATACGAGCAGGCGATCCAGAGCGCCTTCCGGGAAGTGGCCGATGCCCTGGCTGTCCGCGGCACGGTGGATCGGCAGGTCGCGGCGCAGCAATCTCTGGTCAATGCTTCGGCCGAGACTTACCGCCTGGCCACATCCCGCTACGACAAGGGAATTGATAGCTTTCTGAGCGTCCTCGATGCGCAGCGGTCTCTCTTCGCCGCGCAGCAGGTCCTCGTCCTCCTCCGGCTGGAAAGGCTCGCCAACCAGGTGACGCTTTACGCAGTGCTGGGAGGCGGCTGGCAGCCCCAGGCATCGGGCAACCTTGCCGTCATGTCCGCTGGCTCCACCCGGCAGGGGCACAACTGATTTCCGCGAAGGCCGGTTCGTATGCTCCAGCGACATCCATCTGCATCCGGCAGAACGGCCAATCCCACGCTGATCAAGGGCCTCTCTCCTCAAAGCGCCATGGATGTCTTCCCCGCAAGCCGATGGTCAGGCGCGGCGGGCCGGAAACCGACAGTGGAACAGGCGCAGGGAACAAGTGTGGCAGCGAACGTGACCAATGGCTCGCATTGGGAGACAGTCGTCTTTTGGCTCCTCCTGGCCGGCCTGTTCGTCGCCAGTGTGCTCGCCGGTTACATGTTCTGGCTTAAACTGTCCTTCCGCTAGCGGTAACAACCCCGAAGGGGGATCGAGCAAACCTGCTTTCGGCCTGGTGCCGGTTCGGCCATACTCCGGGCCTATGCCGCAAGACGTAGACCTCGTTCGGTTTTGGGCCGATAACGACGCAGCGATGCGTGACCCGTTCTCTCCGGGCATCCCGCAATTCCCGATGGGCATCACCATGGGCTACGAGGCGCTCTTCAGCGAGCTGGGCCACCCTTTCAACCTGCGCCGGCTGGAGGAGGACTACGACTTCGCACGCTCTGCCGCCCGCGCCTATAACGACAAGGCCGAGCGCATCGTTGGCCGCCGGCTGCTGGACGAAACGGCCTTCGATCCCTCCCGTCGCTTTCCCAAAGTCAAGGGGCTGGAGGAGGTCTTTGGCTGCCGGAACGTATGGGAGAGCGAAAGCTGGTGGGCTTTGCCCGCGGCGGACACGCCGCTGGAGCTGGAAAAGCTGCTCACCCGTGTCGAGCAACTCGATCTCGCCGCCGAGATGTTCCCGCCCGACTGGGAGCACGGCTGCCGGCGCATCTACGAGCAGCACGGCCTCCGCCCCGTCCTTAAGCTCGACCTGCGCGGCCCGGTGACCCTGGCGACCAGCGTCTATGGCGTGGAGAACCTCATCTACCTGCTGATGGACGCGCCGCAACTCGCCTTGCGCTTCCGTGACGTCATTGCCCGGACCGCGATCCAGTATTACCGCCTCTGCCGCCGCGCCAGCGACCCGCTTCGCTTGACGCCCGGGTTCAGCTTCCGCGACGACAACTGCCAGATGCTCACCGCCGACATGTACGAGCAATTCGGCCTGCCCATCCTCCAGGCGGTGTTCGCGGAATTCGCCCCCGGCACGAACGATCGGCGCTACCAGCATTCCGACTCGGACATGGGCCACCTGCTTGGCCCGCTTTCCCGGGCGGGGCTCAACGCGGTCAACTTCGGTCCCAAGATTCGGTTTGCAAAGATTCGCCGCCACATGCCCCGCGCGATCGTCCACGGCACGCTGGCTCCCTTCACGTTTATGCGCAACGACGAGCAGGCCATCGTCGCCGAGGTCCGCCGCGACCTGGATGAGGCCCGCCCCACATTGGGCCTGGTCGTTGACACCGCCGGCTCGATCAACGACGGCTCCCGGCTGAGCAGCATGCGAACCGTAATGCGGACAATCCAGTCCTACGGGCGGCTCGCGACTTGAGCCGGCGGGAGTTTGCTCTTGACCGTTCCAACCGCCCGTTTATGGTCGGCGCTGTGAGTATTGCGCTGATACCTCGGGCGGTTAAAGAACGGATGGGGCGCACCGCTAAGCCTGTGTGCATGCTGTTTCCGCTGATCTTGTTGCTCGTCGGATGTGCCCACACGCAGCCCCAGTTTGATCCGGCGAACTTCCAGTCGCCCGGCATCGAGCGATGTCTCCAATACTGGACGGCGAATTACTCGCCCAGCGCCGTCAACCATTTCTACGTCTGCGCCACCGACCTCGACCAGGGCAACCTGGTCGAGGCGCTCGTCTATTGGCGTGAGGGCGGCCGGCTGATGGACTACGCCGAAATGCCCGAAGGCGCCGAAGCGCAGGCCTGGCGGCTCCGGCCGAAAGTAGACCGGGAAGCAGTCTTAACCGACGAGAAGATCAGCGACAGCAATCATGTCGTGCCGCGTCGCGTCTGGGAGAAGTGGGTCAAACAATGCATCACCGACGGCAAGGAATACGTGGTGACCTTGAAACAAGCCCAGCTCATCTTCCCCAAGCCCGGCCCACCGTCCGCCAACGCATCTCCGCCACCCGGCCCGCGTTGA
Above is a window of Candidatus Paceibacterota bacterium DNA encoding:
- a CDS encoding efflux transporter outer membrane subunit — translated: MNKHVFLVLAGIALIPAGCTLAPKYTRPAAPVPAEWPSGPAYAPDGTANAARAPELSWREFFTDAKLQQVIGMALTNNRDLRVAALNVERARAMYGIQRAELLPTLDAVGSGSKARVPADLSSSGHRQTIERYDANLGVASWEIDFFGRIRSFKDRALEEFLASEQARRSAQILLVSSVANAYLALAADRENLTLAETTLQTQQAAYDLVKRRNELGLVPDLDLFRARIPLDVARRDVAIYTQQVAKDENALNLLVGLPTASELLPTELNGVTPPEEITAGLSSEVLLLRPDVLGAEHQLKAANADIGAARAAFFPRISLTAAIGTASSELEGLFKSGSGAWSYAPQIVMPVFDARLWSAHKAAKVQRELAVTQYEQAIQSAFREVADALAVRGTVDRQVAAQQSLVNASAETYRLATSRYDKGIDSFLSVLDAQRSLFAAQQVLVLLRLERLANQVTLYAVLGGGWQPQASGNLAVMSAGSTRQGHN
- a CDS encoding uroporphyrinogen decarboxylase family protein, whose translation is MPQDVDLVRFWADNDAAMRDPFSPGIPQFPMGITMGYEALFSELGHPFNLRRLEEDYDFARSAARAYNDKAERIVGRRLLDETAFDPSRRFPKVKGLEEVFGCRNVWESESWWALPAADTPLELEKLLTRVEQLDLAAEMFPPDWEHGCRRIYEQHGLRPVLKLDLRGPVTLATSVYGVENLIYLLMDAPQLALRFRDVIARTAIQYYRLCRRASDPLRLTPGFSFRDDNCQMLTADMYEQFGLPILQAVFAEFAPGTNDRRYQHSDSDMGHLLGPLSRAGLNAVNFGPKIRFAKIRRHMPRAIVHGTLAPFTFMRNDEQAIVAEVRRDLDEARPTLGLVVDTAGSINDGSRLSSMRTVMRTIQSYGRLAT